The DNA segment GAGGTTTAAAGGAAGCGCTTGCCCAGTAAATGAAAATATCGAAAAACACTCATCTATATCCTCTTGTTACTGTGGGAGCCCTAATTGTAGCCGATGACGGTGATATCTTGCTCGTGCACTCTTTTAAATGGAAGGTAGGATTTACCATTCCAGGAGGAAAAGTTGAGCTGGGAGAGTCCAGAGAGCAAGCGGTAACTCGCGAAGTTTTAGAAGAAACAGGATTATTTATTAAAGATTTGCGTTTTGCTTTGGTCCACGATTCTATATATTCTTCTGAATTCATTAACCCTAATCATTTTGTCATGAATGACTATGTCGCACGTTTATCACCAAATTCTTCTAAAAAGCATGTGATTCTTAATGCCGAAGCTGATCGCTACATTTGGATCTCTCCGAAAGAAGCCTTGCTATTAAGCTTAAATCGAGAGCTATATGCTTTGATTGAATGGTATATACAACACCCTTACCAAAACTTTTAATATGTTAGGAATCGTCGGATTTAAAAATTATCGTCTCTCTTGTATTATTGGTGTCTACCCTTACGAACGTGAGCATCCCCA comes from the Neochlamydia sp. AcF84 genome and includes:
- a CDS encoding NUDIX domain-containing protein, which produces MKISKNTHLYPLVTVGALIVADDGDILLVHSFKWKVGFTIPGGKVELGESREQAVTREVLEETGLFIKDLRFALVHDSIYSSEFINPNHFVMNDYVARLSPNSSKKHVILNAEADRYIWISPKEALLLSLNRELYALIEWYIQHPYQNF